AAACCAAGTGGACCGATGTCGGTAAATGGTATTGTTGTAAAATCTGAAAGCTTCACTGATAACCTTAATATTACAGGTAATATCGTAGCCAATGAAGAAGTTGCAATTCGTACGGAAACTTCAGGATTGATTACGGGTATTTATTTTAAAGAGGGAAGCCTAGTAAAACAAGGAATGCTCTTGGTGAAGATTAATGATAAAGATCTGCAGGCCCAGCTAACCAAGGCCATCACTCTCCAAAAGTTAGCTGAAGAAAAAGAATATAGAGCCCGTATTTTATTACAAAAAGAGGCCGTAAGTAAAGAAGATTACGATGCGAATTTAGCTGATTTGAATGCATTAAAAGCTGAAACGCAATTAATACGAACTCAAATTATAAAAACTGAAATAAGAGCCCCTTTTAGCGGAACCATTGGTTTAAGATCGGTATCAATAGGTGATTACATTACCCCTCAAACAGATATTACCACATTAGTGAATGTAAATCCGGCAAAAATAACCTTTACAGTTCCCGAAAAATATGTGCAGCTTCTAAAACAAAAATCAACTATTAAGTTTACTGTTGAAGGCACCAGCCGTGTTTACAATGCAACTGTCTACGCTGTTGAGCCTAGAATTGATGAAACGACCCGAACTGTGCAACTAAAAGCAACAGCTCCAAACAATGATGGCAGTTTACTGCCAGGTTCGTTTGCAAAAGTTGAGCTAGCTCTTAAAGAAATAGAAGATGCATTGTTTGTCCCTACTCAGGCGGTCGTTCCATTATTGAAAGGGAAAAAAGTATTTGTGAGCAAAAACGGGATGGCTACAGATGCCCTTATTGAAACAGGAGTTCGGACCAGTTCTCGTGTTCAGGTTCTTAATGGATTAAAAGCCGGTGATACGGTGATCACAACAGGTATCATGTCTCTAAAACCTGAAACTCCTGTAAAAGTTACTTTACAATAATCTGAAACACAAAAGATTAGGAGCAAGATCGGCGTCTTACTCCTATTTTCTTCATAAATTTAAGATAATCAAGCATTTGCAGTGGAGCAAATAGCACCAACTGCCCAAACTTATACTATGAGTAGTTTATCAACCACGAGCATTAAGCGTCCGGTCTTGGCCATAGTAATGAACCTAATCATTATCCTTTTTGGCTATATCGGTTTTAAATACTTGGGCGTCAGGGAGTACCCGTCTATTGACCCTCCCATTGTTAACGTAAGAACTAATTATCCTGGAGCTAATGCCGATGTGATTGAGTCTCAAATTACTGAACCACTTGAAAAAGCCATCAACAGTATTGACGGAATCCGTACCATTTCCTCTTCGAGCAATCAAGGCTCAAGCAATATTACTGTAGAGTTCAATCTTAGCAAGGACCTTGATGATGCCGCAAATGATGTGCGCGATAAAGTTGCTCAGGCAGTCAGAAGCTTACCGAAAGATATTGACGGCTTGCCGGTAGTGAGTAAAGCTGATGCCAATTCAGATGCGATCATTTCCATGACTTTGCAAAGCAATACCCGCAACCAATTACAGGTAAGTGATTATGCTGAAAATGTTTTGGCTGAACGCTTACAAACTATTCCGGGGGTAAGCTCAGTTCAGATTTGGGGACAAAAACGCTATTCCATGCGTTTATGGATCAACCCTACTAAGCTTTCTTCTTATGGTCTTACTACGCTGGACGTAAAAAATGCCCTAGACCGTGAAAATGTTCAATTACCTACAGGGAAAATAACAGGCGACAATACAGAACTGACTGTTAACGCAGCGGGTAATATGTCAACCGAAGAAGAATTCAACAATCTGATTATAAAAAATACAGCTGAAAATATAATCCGACTTCGCGATATTGGTTATGCCACTCTGGGGCCAGAGAATGAGGAAACCATTTTACGGGAATCAGGCATTCCAATGATTGGACTAGCCTTGGTTCCTCAGCCAGGAGCGAACTACATAGATATTGCCAATGAGTTTTATAAACGATACGAACAAATTAAAAAAGATCTGCCTAAAGACTTTAAAACAGACATAGCAGTTGACAATACCATTTTCATTAAGAAGTCAATTAATGAGGTGGGTGAAACTCTTATTGTAGCCCTTCTTTTGGTAGTTCTGATTATCTATATCTTTTTCCGTAACTGGAGTATTGCTTTCCGGCCACTGATTGACATTCCGGTTTCATTAATAGGTACTTTTTTTATCATGTACCTAATGGGCTTTTCCATAAATGTTTTAACCTTACTTGCCATCGTTTTAGCAACGGGCTTGGTGGTCGATGACGGTATTGTAGTAACTGAGAATATTTATAAAAAGGTAGAAGCAGGTTATTCTCCCTTTGAGGCTGCCATTAAGGGTTCAAATGAGATCTTCTTTGCCATTATTTCAACCTCCATTACACTGGCGGCCGTTTTCTTGCCAATCATTTTCCTTGAAGGATTTGTGGGCCGATTGTTCAGAGAGTTTGGTATTGTTATCGCTTCAGCAGTGTTGATTTCGGCATTCGTATCATTAACATTAACTCCAATGCTTAATGCCAAAATGATCCGCAAAAATCAAAAACAAAGTCGCTTTTATGAAGCAACAGAGCCTTTCTTTGTTAACATGGTTGAAAGCTACCGAACTTCACTGAATAATTTTTTATTACATAGATGGGTAGCAATACCAATTGTTATACTTTGTGTTGGAATGATTTTCCTTTTCGGTAAGTTCCTCCAATCTGAACTGGCACCTTTGGACGACCGCAGCTTTATCAGTTTACAGGTAACCGCCCCTGAAGGAGCATCTTTTGACTATACCGACAACTTCATAAAAAAGGTAACACAAACTGTTATTGATTCAATTCCTGAAAAGAAGGTACTCTTAACGGTAACAGCACCAAGCTTTTTGGGTTCGGGAGCCGCCAATAGCGGATTTGCGCGTTTGCGCTTAACATACCCTGATGAGCGCCTCCTCTCTCAGCAGCAAATTGCAGATTATTTGACTAAAATAACCTCCAGAATGTCTGAGGCTAGAACATTTGTAATTCAGCAACAAACAATATCAGCGGGCGGGGCACGCGGAGGGTTACCCGTTCAATACGTTTTGCAAGCCCCTAACTTTGACAAACTGAAGGAGATACTGCCTAAATTCATGGCAGCGGTACAACAGGACCCTACCTTTACAATGACAGATGTAAACCTGAAGTTTAACAAGCCGGAGCTCAATATTACTATTGATAGAGATAAGGCTAAAAGCCTTGGTGTTTCATTCATGGATGTAGCGCAAACCTTACAGTTGGGCTTAAGTGGTCAACGCTTTGGTTATTTTATTATGAATGGTAAGCAGTATCAAGTAGTTGGTCAATTTGATCGCGCAGACCGGGATGACCCTTTGGATCTTACCTCCATCTTTGTACGTAACAATGAAAATAAACTAATTCAACTTGACAACCTGTTAAAAACACAGGAAAATAGCTCTCCGCCTCAATTGTATCACTTTAATCGTTTCACCTCAGCCACTGTATCTGCAGGACTGGCTCCGGGCAAAACCATTGGTGATGGAATTGAAGCAATGGACAAGATTGCTAAAAAAGTTTTGAATGATTCATTTCAAACTTCTTTAACCGGTGCTTCCCGTGATTTTGCCGAAAGTTCATCAAATATCATGTTTGCATTTATACTTGCCCTGATATTGATTTATTTGATTTTGGCAGCTCAATTTGAAAGCTTTATTGATCCGTTCATCATTATGTTAACAGTTCCGCTTGCTATTGCCGGAGCAGTATTATCATTGTGGTTATTCAACCAAACAATTAACATTTTCAGTCAAATTGGCATCATCATGCTGGTTGGTTTAGTAACTAAAAACGGTATCCTGATTGTCGAATTTGCTAATCAGCTAAAAGAACGTGGCGTTCCCTTACAAAAAGCAATTAGAGATGCTTCAGCTGCACGGCTTCGTCCTATATTAATGACCAGCTTGGCTACTTCCTTGGGAGCTCTGCCTATCGCAATGGCTTTAGGAGATGCGGCTAAGAGCCGTATGAGCATGGGTATAGTAGTTATTGGAGGAATATTGTTCTCGTTGGTATTAACCCTGTTTGTGATTCCAGCCATCTATTCATTCCTATCAAGGGAGCATAAACCACATCCTGATCAACAATTTACACAAGAAGAAACTGAGCCTAAACTTGTTGTTACGGAGGCTTAAATCCATAACATCATTTTAAAAACTATAGAATGAAGAAAATAAGTATTGTTCTTACCCTAACCTTAATATGTTCTTTTGGAGCAAAAGCTCAGCAAGTATTAAATCTTAATGATGCTATCCAAATAGGTTTAGAAAACAATTATGCTATCAGGATTTCCAGTAACGATGCAACAATCAGCAGAAATAATGCAAGAGATTTGTATGCATCACTTTTACCTTTTGCTTCTGCCTCTGCAAGTACGAATGGCAGCAGAACCAATACTTCCCAAACTACAAGTAGTGGAACCCGGGATTTTAATTGGGCGCACTCGACAAACTCAAATGCTAATGTAGGCTTGAACTGGACTGTTTTTGATGGCATGAGAATGTTTGCTACTTATGATAAGTATAAAGAATTCGAAAAATTAGGAGAGGAAAACGCAAAAATCACCGTTTTACAAACTATTTATGCCATTACCTCTACCTATTATACTTTGGTCAGTCAGCAACATCAAACCAGGAGTCTGGAAGATGCACTTGAACTGTCAAGAAAAAGAGTTAATGATGCTCAAAATAAATACTCAGTAGGTCGAGCGGCCAAATTAGACGTATTAAATTCTCAGGTTGATTTAAACGCCGACACCACTAATTTAATGCGTCAGCTAGAAGCGTTACAATCTTCAAAAATCAGATTAAACCAACTTTTGGCCCGCGATGTAACTACAAACTTTACAGTAATTGATACTATCATAATAGACTATAACTTAAAGTATGAAACTGTCAGACAAAATATTTTGACAAACAATCCTCAGCTGAAGGCGGCTAAGTTTAATCAGAATATATCAAATTTAACCTATAAAGAAATCCGTGGAGACCGGTTTCCGATAGTAAAACTTAATAGCAGCTATAACTTTGCACACTCAGAATCAGAATTTGGGTTTGCGAGTAAAAACACAAGTTCAGGACTATCCTATGGCGCCACAGCTTCGGTCAATCTCTTTAGTGGGTTAATCCAAAACAAAAAAGAACAGAACGCAAAAACCGAAATAAATACGGCCAATTTATTATATGAACAATTAAAGCAAGATTTGGATGCGCAATTAAGTACGGCTTATATTAACTATCAAAACAGTTTGTCATTAGTAAAAGTTGAAGCTAACAATAGAGAAATTGCCCGTCAAAACCAGGATATTACTTACGAAAAATACAAGCTTGGAAGCATTACAGCTGTTGAAATGCGCCAGGCACAACAAAACTATATCATTGCAGACTTCAGATATATAAACGCCCAGTTCGAAGCCAAAACTGCTGAAATTGGTTTAAAATTATTAGCTGGTAATTTAAGGTAGAACGCTTTGATTTTGAAGTTTTTTTTCATAATATAGAACTTTATTGTCAGCATTTACGTATAAACAACCAATACCAGAATTCGAGCGGATGGAGCACTTTATTTTTAATTCAGCGCTTATTATTGATGATAGCACTATTGACAACCTGATACACAAGAAAATTCTAGTGAATTATTATTTTGTAAAGAATGTTCATTGTGTGGTTTCGGTTAAGGACGGTTTAGATTATTTACAGTATCAGCTGGATAATAATGCCGAGCTTCCTGAATTGATTTTTTTAGACATAAGAATGCCTGAAATGAATGGTTTTGATTTTCTCAAAATGTTTGAGCAACTGAATCCTTCAATTTTAGAAAAATGCAAAATCTATATGTTATCCTCTTCTCTTGACCCGGTTGACCACGAACGTATAGCAAATTATAAATTTGTTAAGAAGTTTTTAGGAAAACCCCTTACCCGTCAGATTTTAGAAGAAGAGTTTTCTGCCCACCACGAAATTGACTAATAAGCTGCATTATAATCAATTACCAAATTCAGTTCTGTCATTTGCCCATTCTTTACTATAATAGGGCAAATGTTTTGATCACCATCAGACATATTGGCAAACAATCCTTTTTCTTCTTTTACAAATACCGAGTATTTCCCTGGTTTTAATTTGGCACTAAAGCGACCGTTTTTATCAGACTTTACTTGCTTTATCAATTTCGTCTTTAGTTCACTATAAAAAACTCCCTCTGCTTTAGTTTCGTTCACATTAGTCAGCTCGTAGATATAAATAGAACGACGAACGGCTTTGCCTCCTCGTTGCTCTTTAGGAATATCCGGAGAAGGCATCTGATTACCTGATTTAAAAACGACAATTCCATAAACCCCGGTTTGGCTTTGTGCATTAGCACTTTCTTCAATACTAAACAACAGCAAAACCGTACAGTAAAAAGTAAAAACGATAGATTTCATAACTAAATCTACTTATTTTAATCTTAAAAAGTGACCTTATAAGCCTTGCAAAAACTGATTTAATTAATACTGGTTAACAATTTATTAAAGTCGACAATTTTTCTAATTGATAACCAAAAAAGAATAACTTTAAAGCAAATACTTTGTCCTGCTTAAATTCATGAAAAAAAGCCTTTTGCAGTTACTTGTCTTCCTAACTTTTTCCCCATCGTTACTATATGCCCAAACTTATTCGGAAGCTGTACAAAAGCAAAAGAAAACTTTACAACTACTTGCAGAAAAAATAAAGGATACCCACAAGACAAATTTTAAGAAGGCAGAACAATTTGCAAAAAAACACAACCTTCCTATTCTCTGGGTCGATAAATCTGGAAATATTATTAAGCTTCAGGGCCTTGACAACAATGGAATGCCTTTATTCCTGACAACGCATAACAATGCCATTTCAGCAGCGACTATCGGAACTAATAAAGTATGGCCTGGAGGCACATCAGGCTTGAACTTAAGCGGCAATAAAGCTCAAATAACAAACAAATTGGCTTTATGGGATGGCGCCCATCCCCTCTTAACACATCGTGAGTTCGAAAACAGAATTACTATTGGAGATAAAGGAGATGATGCCCAAAATCATAGTACCCATGTGGCCGGTACTTTAATGGCCAGAGGCATTAGTCCTCCCGCAAAAGGAATGGCATTTCAACTTCAGGGTGCTGTTGCATTTGATTTTGACAACGACAATTCTGAAATGGCCGAGGCAGCCGCAAAATATGGCTTATTAGTATCTAACCACTCATATGGTAATATTGCAGGCTGGCGCTTTAATGATAGCAGAGCAGGAACAGCAACCGACCCAAACTGGGAATGGTGGGGCAATGATGGAGACTTTGAGGACTATAAATTTGGAATCTACAATGCAGACGTTGCAATGTGGGATCAAATAGCGTTTAATGCTCCTTATTATCTGATAGTTAAATCAGCAGGAAACAATCAAAATCAAAACGGGCCAGCCATAGGTGAACCCTATTATCAGCGTAATTCATCCGGAGTTTTCGCCTTGCGCACTGCCCGACAGAAAGGCGCCATTTCCAACAATGATTCTTATGATAATCTTTCCACCAATTCAAACGCTAAAAATATTTTAGTTGTAGGGGCAATTAGCGGGCTTGCTAATGGATACACTAAAGTTGATGATATTTCTTTGGCTCCTTTTAGCAGCTGGGGAGGCACTGATGATGGACGAATAAAGCCTGATGTTGTTGCAAACGGCGTCAATGTACTCTCAACATATGCTGGCTCCAATGATTCCTATGGTACTTTAAACGGCACATCAATGGCAGCTCCTTCTGTTGCCGGCTCTGCCCTGCTTTTACAACAGCATTATTCAAACTTGAATAATAACAATTTTATGCGCTCAGCCACATTAAAAGGCTTAATTACGCATACCACTGACGAAACAGGACCTGCCCCCGGCCCCGATTACAAATTCGGCTGGGGATTAATGAATACCAATAAGGCCACCAAAGTTATCAGTGAAAATAACCTAAACAGCTTAATCAAGGAAGCCACATTATCACAGGGACAACAATTTGAACAGAATGTTATCGCCTCAGGTAAAGAACCATTAATTGTAACCTTAAGTTGGACCGACCCGGTAGGACCAGTCACCCCTGATGGAACGGTAGACAGCCCTAATTTAAAACTTATAAATGACCTTGATGTTCGAGTTATTAAAAATGGCACCATCTTTTCTCCTTGGATATTAGACCCATCAGATCCGTCAAAAGCGGCAGGCAACGGTGACAATTTTAGAGATAATATTGAAAAAATATTCATTGAAAATCCTGAACCTGGAGAGGTTTATACCATACGTATTAACCATAAAGGTTCGCTAAGCAACGGCAACCAGACATTCTCCCTTATTGCTTCCGGAATTGGTGGCAACAGCTATTGTTTATCAGGGGCAACATCAACTACGGGAATAAAAATCAATAATGTACAAGCAGGAAGTTTTACCAATCCAACCTCAACCTGTAATGGAAATAATAAATACTTAACCACCCCGATAAGTGTGGAACCAGGAAAGGCTATTCCATTAAATGTCACCCTGGGTAATTGCGGCGCTCAATCGAATGGGTTTTTAAAAGTTTATGTTGATTGGAACTCAAATGGAAACTTTAATGATTCAGGAGAATTATTGGCAACCAGTAACGGATTGATTGCACCTGCTACATTCTCAACCTCAATCAATGTACCTTCTTCTGTGGCAATTGGCAATGCAATCCGAATGCGGATCATTGCAATGGAAACCAATGACCCTAATCAACTAAATTCTTGTGGCCAATATGCCAATGGTGAAACCGAAGAATACATATTAAAAGTAAATCAACCTGAAGTAGATTGCAGCGTTAATGAATTGGTTATTCCGACTAATTTATCATGTGCAACATTCACCCAAAAAATAGCAGTTACAATTACGAACAATGGAAAAAGCAGTCAAAACTCAATCCCTGTAACTGCAGAAATTCGCTCAAACGGCAACTTATTAAAAACCATAACAGAAAATGTTAATCAGACAATCCAACCTGGAAAATCAATAACTTATTCATTTAAAGAAACTTTTACCAGCTCTGCTGGTATTTCCTATGTCATCAAGTGCTTTAGTCGAGTTCCCAATGATCAGGTTCCTGGAAATGACACGTTGCAAACAACGGTAAATACTGCCAATAATCCGACTGCTCCGGTTTTACAAGCCTTTAAATGTGATGATAATCAAATCCTCTTAACATCGCCCACAACTGATGGAACAGTAATCTGGTATGATTCAGCAAATGCTACAACTCCAGTTGCCATCGGAAATAATACAGCCTTAAATGCATCCATAAGCAAAGTTTACGGTTCATTAAATACTTTTGAAGGAACAATTGGGCCTAAAGATCGCACTATTTATGGCGGAACAACCAATGTCTACAATCAGTTTACCCCATCGGTAAAAATTACAGCCATGACTCCAATTGAATTGCAGCGTGCACGATTATACATTGGCCATTCTGGAGTAATTCGTTTTACAGTTACAAATGAGCAATCAGGAGAAGAAGTTTCATCAGTTAAATTAGATGTTACGGCCACAAGAAATCCTGAAGCTTCCGGATCACAAGGAATTGATGTGAATGACCAGGGAATGGTTTATGATTTAAATCTGAAAATACCGTCTGCCGGAAATTACTTAATTAATATTGATTACGAAGGCGATGCAACAATTTTCAGAAATAGGCAGGATAATGCAACACTACCGTATCCGTTTACCATACCAGGGCTATTGTCGGTAACAGGCAATACAGCCACTTCCAGTGCAGGAGTAGACTATAAAAATTATTGGTACTATTTCTATGATTTAAGCGTAAAACCTCTGGGATGTATTAGCGAACGTTCATCAACTGATGTAATTAACCTGACAATAGAAGAAAAGAATGGCGTGCTGTTCTCAAATTCATTGGTGTCCAATCAATGGTTTTTAAATGGAAGTCCCATTGAAGGGGCTACCTCAAACACCTATACACCTTCATATACCGGAACCTATACTGTTAAATTGATTGATAGTTGCACGGCTACTTCTAATGAACTATTTTTTAGTCTCCCTTTTGTACCTTCTGATATCGGATTAAAATTATATCCGGTTCCATCAGATGATTTTTTGAATGTAAAGTTTAACGTTTGGGAGCCCAATGATGTACATATAAGTATTATCAATTCAATTGGACAGATCTTTTATACGGAGTCGTTGACGAACTACAGTGGCCCAGTTAGTCGTGAATATGCCTTGGATGGACTAAGTTCAGGAATTTACTACACGCAAATTGTTATTGGCAAAAAATCTTATGGGTCGCCTTTTTCAATTACTAAATAAAAACTTTTGCCTGACCGGCAATTGCAACGTACCACCAATAATCCCCCTGTAACCTATTTTAAAAGTCCTAATTAGGGCCTTCCTATTTTTTTTGTTTTTTTTGAAACTATTTAAAAAAACAGTCGTAAAAAGAACCTGTACGAAAAAATAAAAACACCTATTCTGGAGATAGTTACAAAATAATTCTATCTACTTATATTTTTATCTTATCACTATACTGATTTACTCCTCAGTAAGCATACTCACCATATAAGTTTATTTTAAGCTTTTATACAATTGTATTAAGCTACTACTTAACTCAAAAAAGATTAGTTGTTTACACAGCTATTTTTTCTTGTGCCATAATTTATTGACCTTTTGACCTTCTAACAAATTGAATGAATCAGTAGAAAATTGAATCGAAAAGGTATTAGATATAAGGCGCAATTCAATTTTATTCGAAAAGAGAATCATTATCCACTTGAACAAGCCCCAAAAGGCTAAAATATAATCATAGCATAGATTATATGATTGATGAAAAAGCCCTATTAATCAAAGCTTTTTATTTATCAATAGGATTAAAATATTGACATTCTACTCTCAAAATCAACTCAACAGTCTAATTATTAATCATTTATTAAAACTTTTAAGAGATACAAAAACCCCGAATCGGGAATCATATTCCACACTTTCCCCAATATCATTTCCTGCAATTCCCCATATGTTCATACATATAACTCAAAATCAACCAGTTAAATAAAATTGTAAAATTTATAATACACAAGTTAATCTTAATCTTGAGTTATTTTTTATAGTAATTCCCACAAATAAAATAAATAGATCTTTTATAACTGCTCCTCAAAAGAACAGACTTATTAACTGGGAACTGAACCATTCACCTTTGTTTTTTTTCGATGGCATATGAGTTGCAAATTTTCTTGCCGAATGTGGGTACTAAACCGAATAAACCAAAAACCTGCCTTCAATTAACTTTCCGCTCTCTCTCAAATAATTATTCACAACAAAGTGATGAATAATGTTAAGCATGGGAAAAGCCAGGAGGTAGAAATATGCCCAGCAATAAAACTATGCTAGCATAACATAATAAGACTTATTGTAGAAGTTATTGTAAATAACCTTAATGAAAGGAGGCTCAGTAGAAAAGAGTATGAATTCAATTAATGTGATGGAAAGTTTCCTTCAATTACAACAAACCAAAACCTCAAGCAAGTAGCTTGAAATATTAATTAAAATCTGAAAACCAAAAAAATTCATAGTATGCATAAGAAATTTTTTAATTTAAACCTGACCAAAAACCAAATAGCTGCATTTACCCTTTTAACTGCTTTTAGCTTTACATCATTAGTTTCATGTAAAGAAGATGAAGCAATTACCCCAACAGAACAACAAAGTGAAGCAACAGTTCAAGAAACCAGCCCACAAGTTGAGGCCTTAACAACTACAACTACTGCATTGGATGTGCGTGTTGACTTTGGCGGTAGCACTCTGGCAACAAAATACAATAGTGGTTCTATTGCTGTTGGAACAAAAACTCTAGCTGATTTTAATAGTGGAGCGGCGACCAAAGTTACGCTTGCAACTGTTGAACCCTTCGCTGGTACTTATACAAACTCGCAAACCTATTCGTCAACCTTAGGTTTTGCTCAAGCTGCTGCAGTTGATGCTGGCTACGGAAACACTACTTCTCGCACCCGTGCAGTACTGGAACTTGCAAATCTTGATCCTGCAACTGAATACAACTTATCGTTCTTCGCTTCAAGAGTGGGCGTAAACAGTACTACCAGCTTAGAAACTCAGTACAAAGTTATTGGAGCTAGTACTCAAACTTTATTACTTGAGGCAGCGAACAACACTTCAAAAGTTGTTACTACACAAGCTATAAAACCAAATTCATCAGGTAAAATCCGGATTGAAGTTTCTAAAGGTTCAAAAAACAACATCTCATCGGGTTCTTACTGGTTAAACTCAATGAAAGTTGTAAGCATTGCAGCTCCAACTGAGCCTACTGCGCCTACTGCGCCTACTGCTCCTACTGAGCCTACTGCTCCTACTGCTCCTACTGCTCCTACTACTCCTACAAACCCGTCATACAACTATTTAGTTAAGACTGTGTCAGAGTTAAAAGCAGCGGCTTCAAAAGCAACCAGCGGACAAGTGATTTACGTAGATAATAGTGCTCAAATCGACTTCACTGGTCAGGGTACATTGAAAATCCCTGGCGGAGTAACTTTAATGAGTGGTCGTGGTGATAACGGTGCTTTGGGAGGTATGATCTACACTACAAGCCTTTCACATGGTATCTTAATCCAAGCTGGTGGAACAAATGTTAAGGTAGTAGGTTTACGTGTTCGCGGTGGGTCAACTGGCACAAGCGGTAGCTCAACTTATAACCGTGGTATTTATACTTCTTTCAGCAACCTTGAGGTATCTAATTGTGAGATCTTTGGCTGGAACCATGCAGGTGTTTACTTGTCAGGCGGTGCAAGCAATA
Above is a window of Solitalea lacus DNA encoding:
- a CDS encoding S8 family serine peptidase; amino-acid sequence: MKKSLLQLLVFLTFSPSLLYAQTYSEAVQKQKKTLQLLAEKIKDTHKTNFKKAEQFAKKHNLPILWVDKSGNIIKLQGLDNNGMPLFLTTHNNAISAATIGTNKVWPGGTSGLNLSGNKAQITNKLALWDGAHPLLTHREFENRITIGDKGDDAQNHSTHVAGTLMARGISPPAKGMAFQLQGAVAFDFDNDNSEMAEAAAKYGLLVSNHSYGNIAGWRFNDSRAGTATDPNWEWWGNDGDFEDYKFGIYNADVAMWDQIAFNAPYYLIVKSAGNNQNQNGPAIGEPYYQRNSSGVFALRTARQKGAISNNDSYDNLSTNSNAKNILVVGAISGLANGYTKVDDISLAPFSSWGGTDDGRIKPDVVANGVNVLSTYAGSNDSYGTLNGTSMAAPSVAGSALLLQQHYSNLNNNNFMRSATLKGLITHTTDETGPAPGPDYKFGWGLMNTNKATKVISENNLNSLIKEATLSQGQQFEQNVIASGKEPLIVTLSWTDPVGPVTPDGTVDSPNLKLINDLDVRVIKNGTIFSPWILDPSDPSKAAGNGDNFRDNIEKIFIENPEPGEVYTIRINHKGSLSNGNQTFSLIASGIGGNSYCLSGATSTTGIKINNVQAGSFTNPTSTCNGNNKYLTTPISVEPGKAIPLNVTLGNCGAQSNGFLKVYVDWNSNGNFNDSGELLATSNGLIAPATFSTSINVPSSVAIGNAIRMRIIAMETNDPNQLNSCGQYANGETEEYILKVNQPEVDCSVNELVIPTNLSCATFTQKIAVTITNNGKSSQNSIPVTAEIRSNGNLLKTITENVNQTIQPGKSITYSFKETFTSSAGISYVIKCFSRVPNDQVPGNDTLQTTVNTANNPTAPVLQAFKCDDNQILLTSPTTDGTVIWYDSANATTPVAIGNNTALNASISKVYGSLNTFEGTIGPKDRTIYGGTTNVYNQFTPSVKITAMTPIELQRARLYIGHSGVIRFTVTNEQSGEEVSSVKLDVTATRNPEASGSQGIDVNDQGMVYDLNLKIPSAGNYLINIDYEGDATIFRNRQDNATLPYPFTIPGLLSVTGNTATSSAGVDYKNYWYYFYDLSVKPLGCISERSSTDVINLTIEEKNGVLFSNSLVSNQWFLNGSPIEGATSNTYTPSYTGTYTVKLIDSCTATSNELFFSLPFVPSDIGLKLYPVPSDDFLNVKFNVWEPNDVHISIINSIGQIFYTESLTNYSGPVSREYALDGLSSGIYYTQIVIGKKSYGSPFSITK
- a CDS encoding right-handed parallel beta-helix repeat-containing protein gives rise to the protein MHKKFFNLNLTKNQIAAFTLLTAFSFTSLVSCKEDEAITPTEQQSEATVQETSPQVEALTTTTTALDVRVDFGGSTLATKYNSGSIAVGTKTLADFNSGAATKVTLATVEPFAGTYTNSQTYSSTLGFAQAAAVDAGYGNTTSRTRAVLELANLDPATEYNLSFFASRVGVNSTTSLETQYKVIGASTQTLLLEAANNTSKVVTTQAIKPNSSGKIRIEVSKGSKNNISSGSYWLNSMKVVSIAAPTEPTAPTAPTAPTEPTAPTAPTAPTTPTNPSYNYLVKTVSELKAAASKATSGQVIYVDNSAQIDFTGQGTLKIPGGVTLMSGRGDNGALGGMIYTTSLSHGILIQAGGTNVKVVGLRVRGGSTGTSGSSTYNRGIYTSFSNLEVSNCEIFGWNHAGVYLSGGASNIYIHHNYFHHNQQDGLGYGVSMTKAYAKIEYNYFNYNRHCIAGSGIAGSGYEAAYNVVMPNTSATWAHSFDMHGDGGDGAQYTAGDYVNIHDNTFYNGKFHAITVRGTPKQGTTIKNNKFVHASQSAALNLYATNNTISTNTYGIATPTLNPGPATM